The following is a genomic window from Thaumasiovibrio subtropicus.
ATCCACAACAAAGAGACTGACGATCGCATCTGCGAGTTGAGTTGTGTGCTGTTTTCACCCGTTGCGTCGGCAAAGCCACGAATAATGGTAAGTACAACTGGAATCGAAGAAGAGGCAAAGGGCATAACAAACATGCCAATAAGCAATGCATGCCAAAATTCGCTAGCTGCTGAAAAGCCCAATGCGCCAAAGAAAATCCCTGCCAGTGTCAGCAGAAAAACATGCTTACTGGAGACACCTTTATCAATCAACCCTGTCAACTTAGGGCTAATAAGAATGGTCATTAACGATGCGGTCGTCGTGTAGAGACCGATATACATGGGCTGAGCATTGAGTTCTTCAACCAGAAAGAGGCTCATAATCGGTAATACAAAGGCAAACGCCAGCGCTGTCATTCCATTAACAACAAACAGTATTTTCTTTTGGTCTATCCGCAACTTATTAGGCTCTTATCGTAAACAAGGACCCTTAACCTTAACAAGGTGTTGCATAATAAAGCAATGACAAACTAATCAACATATGCACTCATCTTACGAAGAAACGGCAGTAGGCCTAAACAAAGAAAGCCTGCACTTAGGCAGGCTCAGATTGATGACGAACCCCGCTTTTTAAGCGGGGTTCTTTTTTGGAAGCGACCGTAGGTCGCGATCGCGATATTTTTTGCTATGTCGTGCGCAGAAGTTTCCGTTCATTACATAGGCATACAGAAGCAAGTATTTGCCTCATTTCTGCCATGTTTAAGCCTATTTTTCGGAGATAGTTCATCACCAGCGCTATCTTCTTGATGTTTTGGGCTGCCGCTGCCAACCAACATTGCATTTGCACATTGGCTAGACCGCGGAAGCGAGCATAACGATGACCGTGATGTTGCTTAGCGTCTGCAAAGCTACGTTCTACTGTTTCACTTCGACGTCTATAAGTCTTCTTGCCGTAGGAAGAGAGCCGCATTTGGTTTGCCCTCTCTACTGCGTCACTATAGATATGCCGTGTAATCACTTTCTTCATATTTCTGCTTTGAGTACAGTCATCCCTCATTGGACAGAACGCACATTCTTTGGGGGCTGAGTGGTATTCTCGATACGCATCGCGTGAGGTAGTTTTATAAAGCAACTCCTGACCATTCGGACATTGGTAGCTGTCTCTTTGCGCATCGTAAGTAAAGTGCTTCTTTTTGAACGTATTTTTCGTTCTAGATGGACGTCGATAACCGAACACGCCAAGAATAGCTCGACGTTCAAGTGACTCCGCCACTGGAGCAGTAAAGTAGCCCGCATCCAGTCCAACAGCTATCGGGTTCAATTGGAATGTGGCAAGCGTGTAATCTAAGCGTTGAACGTAAGGCTGTGAGTCATTGATGTTACCCGCGGTGGTGTAGGTATCGAGAATAATTCCGTGTTGACCATCAACGGTTCGATGGTCGAGATAAAAGAAGCCTTGAGGCTTATTATCACGAGTCATGAAGCCACTCTCTGGGTCAGTGGTGCTGGTTTTAGTATTCTTTGTTTTTGGCTCTGACTCCCGAGCCTTAAGTGGCTTCTTACCTGCTTTTCTCGGTCTAAAGCGACGTCTTCATCCAGCATATCAAGATAGGTACTGGCACGAACCGCCGTGACTTTATTGGTGTGTTTATTCTTGTTGGCGTTCGCTTTGAGATGAGTACTGTCCGTAAAGAGCTCTTGACCCGCGACCAAGCCTTTCGACATGGCTTGCTCTACGATATTGATAAAAATACGTTCGAATACATCCGTGCCATTAAAGCGACGAATGCGGTTCTGGCTGAGAGTAGAAGCGTGAATGACTTTCTCTGTTAATGACATCCGCAAGAACCAACGGTAAGCGACATTCACTTCAATCTCTTTGACGAGCTGACGCTCACTTTTTATGCCAAAGATGTAGCCAAGTAAGATGATTTTGAAGAGGCGGACAGGGTCAACAGGTGGGCGTCCATTATCTTTACAGTAAAGATGAGCGACTTCATCTCGAATGAATTCGAAGTCGATAGCATTATCGATTTTACGCACTAAATGGTTTTTAGGAACTAACTGTTCCATCGTCACCATTTCCAGTTCGTATTGTTGCGGAGTAGGCTCTTGAAGCATAACGGAGTGTCCATATTTCGATACCCCTATTAGATCAAAGGTCTAGCTCGAAAGCTAGACCTTTGTCAGCAGTCTGAGCCTGCACTTAGGCAGGCTTGTGTTGATTCAACTGAAAAACATCGCGACGGAATTACTCTTCCACACTCCAGACACGATAATCAATATCAAGATCTTCCGGCGCGTAAATCACGAGAGGCACTTTGCTGTTATACCTGTGTAACTCGCCTCTTGCACTTTCAAGCTCACGCATCTCTTTATCACATGGCAACAAGGTTGTGCCCATGGTTGGCGCTTCAGTAATGACGAAGTAAGGATACCCCCACCCTTCTAGGCTTTTGCGCTCAACATTTACGTTCAAGTGACGCACATTGCAGTCAACTTCCATCGTTTTACTGGCAACCAACTGCAACAACGCATTTTGCTCTTCTGCGCGAGCATCAAGGATGAAAGAGTGCATGGTCAACTCTGGGTACATGTCAGTCGAGAACATGTGTACGCTCACCTCTTTCGCAGAAGTACTCATCGCAATCATCATCAGCCCTGCCGCCATTGTCAGCTTTTTCATAGCATCACCTGTTGTTAAACTAGTCATTGAAAACAGTGTTCATAATACAGCAGTTTTTCTGTCTGTCTGCTGAATTTACGTAAGTTTACTCTGATTGAAGTGGAGGCGTATTGACCGTCTTTGCTATTCGATTGACAAAGCCCCAGTCGGGTTGCGGCTGGGGCGTTAACATGTATCACGCAACACAAATAGTGGGCTTTAACTCACCAAAGCAGGCAATATGTGTAAAATCATCATAGTGCCAATGGGGGATTGGCTATTAAAGCTTTCTGCTGTTTTTACCACGACCAAGTTAAGAGACTTGATGATAACGATGTCTTGCCCACCCCAACCTTGCGCCATAATCGCCGAGTAGGTTTCACCTTGAATGCTAAACTCCGTCTCCCACCAAAAATATCCATAGCGTTTTCCGGGTAGGCTCGAATCAATCACAGGGGTGGTAGATTCAATCATCCAATCTTTATCGATAATTTGTTGCCCATTCCAAGCACCGTCATTTAAAACGAGTTGACCGATTTTTAGCATATCGATGGGACGCATATACGCGCCACCCGCTACATTTGTCCGCCCGTCTTGCTGCTTAAACCAAAAGGCGTTCTTAAGACAAAGCGCAGATAACGGCCCATTTTTAGCGTAGTCACTGACAGTCGCCTGTTCAGTCGCTTCACGAATCACTTCCCCCACAACAGAAACAAAGCCGCCACTATAACTAAATGTCGAACCCGGCTCATTCACCAAAGGGCGTTTTAATGTAAAGGCAACAGAATCAGCACTTTCCATCTCTTTTACACGTACGTTGTCAGGGTTATCGTAGGATGATGACCACTCGTTCCATTCGAGCCCCGCCGACATAGTTAAAAACTGTTGCAGGGTAATATTGGCTTTGGCACCCTCGAAAAGCGTTTTATAGCGAGGCAGCAAGGTGGAAACTGGCGCATCAGAACCGGGGATTTTCTCTTCGGTGATCGCCATCCCCGCGAGTAAAGACGTCAAACTTTTACTCACAGACTGAACTTGATGAGGTTCGTCAGCCGTCCAACCATTGAAATATTCCTCAACCAGCAGTTGCCCATCCTTCATCACCAATAGACTATTGGTGTTTTTGTAGTTCATGCGACCAACTTCGATATTGGAGATAAGATCGTCAAGGTACTCTGCTTTATATTCGACATCTGACGGCACTTCGGTGCGCTCACTACATACCATCGCACTGCTAAAATCGCTGCTATGTTGCTCTGCGCCATACATAAGCGCGATGAGATCCTCATTCGAGACCTCTACACGTTGATACGTTAAATCAAGATCAGCCACATTGACGGCAACACGTTGATATACGCCATCTAGCGGCTGACTAAACTCTCCAGTCACTTCATAGTTTGAACCCTTTGAGCGTAACTTGCCGTTGTCATTAATCACAAGTTCCATTGAGCCATAAGCCGTGTTCCCAAAGTAACGTCCATCACTCTGTTTAATGATCAGGTAAGCCAAGGTATCAGTCTTTGCATGATAGACACCGACAAAAGGGTCACTGGTATTCGCGAAGGCCGAAAGATTGAAGAAGAGACCTATTAACAAGACCAAAGGTCGAAATAGGTGGTTCCAAAAACACCGCTCGAGTTGTTTTAACTTAACGCCAATAATCTCTAACATCACGTCCTCTATTCTCACCGCTAACTAGCGCTTCATTTCATAAACGATAGAATCCAGTTTATGGCGTTTAAGTATTCAATCATTCAGGATGATGAGTTCGTGCGAGCCACGTCTTATTAAACAGGGTGTAGCACGTGTTATTTGTCTAATTTGCGTTGATGACACAAGCCCCTTCTAGACGGCATGCTTATATTAAATCGCCGTTAACAGCTTTCTGTACTCTCGGAATTCTTGAAAACTTACCCCATCATTTTGGAGACGGACGATATGATGACGTAAACGCACTCTCTGTCGCTGAGTAAGTTCTTGGTGCTTGAGTACCCTAGCTAGACGTTCCTTTAAATAGCCAGAGTATGAACCAAAGTAATCCAATTCGATATATTGCACCGCAATCTCAATTGCAGCCGCATCCCCTACTCTGACTAACTCCGCGATCTCACGCAGCGTATCCCTGTAATCTACCCACGCTTGTCGAAAAGACGTCACGTTTGCGTTATCGCTCGTATCGTAGGTATGAAGATTCGTGCCGCCAAGTTGGCTGTATTTTTTAAGGATCTGCGATTTCTTCCATCCGTTTGGAATACCATGGTAGATCTCTTTCGGTGTGTTACGAGAGGT
Proteins encoded in this region:
- a CDS encoding IS1182 family transposase (programmed frameshift) codes for the protein MLQEPTPQQYELEMVTMEQLVPKNHLVRKIDNAIDFEFIRDEVAHLYCKDNGRPPVDPVRLFKIILLGYIFGIKSERQLVKEIEVNVAYRWFLRMSLTEKVIHASTLSQNRIRRFNGTDVFERIFINIVEQAMSKGLVAGQELFTDSTHLKANANKNKHTNKVTAVRASTYLDMLDEDVALDREKPGKKPLKARESEPKTKNTKTSTTDPESGFMTRDNKPQGFFYLDHRTVDGQHGIILDTYTTAGNINDSQPYVQRLDYTLATFQLNPIAVGLDAGYFTAPVAESLERRAILGVFGYRRPSRTKNTFKKKHFTYDAQRDSYQCPNGQELLYKTTSRDAYREYHSAPKECAFCPMRDDCTQSRNMKKVITRHIYSDAVERANQMRLSSYGKKTYRRRSETVERSFADAKQHHGHRYARFRGLANVQMQCWLAAAAQNIKKIALVMNYLRKIGLNMAEMRQILASVCLCNERKLLRTT
- a CDS encoding ecotin family protein produces the protein MKKLTMAAGLMMIAMSTSAKEVSVHMFSTDMYPELTMHSFILDARAEEQNALLQLVASKTMEVDCNVRHLNVNVERKSLEGWGYPYFVITEAPTMGTTLLPCDKEMRELESARGELHRYNSKVPLVIYAPEDLDIDYRVWSVEE
- a CDS encoding serine hydrolase — encoded protein: MLEIIGVKLKQLERCFWNHLFRPLVLLIGLFFNLSAFANTSDPFVGVYHAKTDTLAYLIIKQSDGRYFGNTAYGSMELVINDNGKLRSKGSNYEVTGEFSQPLDGVYQRVAVNVADLDLTYQRVEVSNEDLIALMYGAEQHSSDFSSAMVCSERTEVPSDVEYKAEYLDDLISNIEVGRMNYKNTNSLLVMKDGQLLVEEYFNGWTADEPHQVQSVSKSLTSLLAGMAITEEKIPGSDAPVSTLLPRYKTLFEGAKANITLQQFLTMSAGLEWNEWSSSYDNPDNVRVKEMESADSVAFTLKRPLVNEPGSTFSYSGGFVSVVGEVIREATEQATVSDYAKNGPLSALCLKNAFWFKQQDGRTNVAGGAYMRPIDMLKIGQLVLNDGAWNGQQIIDKDWMIESTTPVIDSSLPGKRYGYFWWETEFSIQGETYSAIMAQGWGGQDIVIIKSLNLVVVKTAESFNSQSPIGTMMILHILPALVS